CGCTGGAAATGATTGAGCGCTGGACGACTGCTGGCGAAGCAAAATCCGTTGGTCTGCTTGGCAATGCTGCCGATATTTTTGCTGAATTGGTAGAGCGCGGCGTACGCCCGGATATCGTGACGGACCAAACATCGGCCCATGACCCGATCAACGGTTACCTCCCACAGGGCTGGACCATGGCTCAGTGGAAGGAAAAACGCGAGAGCGACCCAAAAGCCGTGGAGAAAGCTGCACGGGCTTCCATGAAGGTGCACGTGAAAGCCATGCTGGACTTCCATGAACGCGGTATTCCAACTGTCGATTACGGCAACAACATACGTCAGGTGGCCTTTGACGAGGGTCTGGAGAACGCGTTTGATTTCCCGGGCTTTGTTCCTGCATACATTCGTCCGCTGTTCTGTAGGGGCGTTGGACCGTTCCGTTGGGCTGCTCTTTCCGGTGATCCAGAGGATATTTACAAGACCGACCAGAAGGTGAAGGAGCTCATTCCTGATGACCCGCACCTGCACAACTGGCTGGATATGGCGCGGGATCGGATTGCATTCCAAGGCCTGCCTGCTCGTATTTGTTGGGTTGGCTTGGGTCAGCGCGATCGCCTTGGTCTCGCATTTAACGAGATGGTTCGTAATGGCGAGCTTAAGGCACCGGTTGTTATTGGCCGTGATCATCTGGATTCCGGTTCAGTTGCCTCGCCAAACCGCGAAACCGAATCCATGAAAGATGGATCTGATGCTGTTTCCGATTGGCCGCTTCTCAACGCATTGCTGAACACAGCTTCCGGCGCCACATGGGTGTCTTTGCACCATGGCGGCGGCGTTGGCATGGGGTTCTCACAGCATTCTGGCATGGTAATTTGCTGTGATGGAACACCAGAAGCTGACGAGCGTATTGGCCGGGTTCTTTGGAATGACCCCGCAACAGGTGTGATGCGCCATGCGGACGCAGGCTACGAATTGGCAATTGAATGCGCCAAGGAGAATGGTTTGAACTTACCATCTCTTGGCGACTAAGCTCAGGGTAAGGAACTGGCTCCGGGCAAACGACTGGGTACAGCCACTTAGTGGGCTTACCAGGTTTTTGAGGGTGAAACGGATGAGGGACCGCTTCTTGTGGCCCCTTATCAGCTTAGTTTTTGAGGGGAAAAATTATGAAGAGACGTGATTTTTTAAAAAGGCGCAGGTGTTGCTGCAACGGGCGTTGCTGCTGCTTCCGCTTTGGCTGCTCCTGCTATTGCATCTGACACAATCAAATGGAAGATGGTCACCTCGTGGCCTAAAAACCTTCCCGGTCCAGGTGTTGCGGCGCAGATGCTTGCAGACCGGATCACCATGCTTTCCGGTGGCCGTATTGAAGTGAAGCTTTATGCTGCTGGTGAACTTGTCCCGGGTCGCGGCGTGTTTGATGCTGTTTCCGAAGGGACTGCAGAGCTTTACCACTCTATGCCGGCCTACTGGGGTTCCAAATCCAAGGGCTTCCTGCTGTTCGGTTCTCAGCCATTTGGTTTGACTGCTGACGAACAATACGGCTGGATGGCGCATGGCGGCGGTCAGGATCTTTACAATGAGATGTATGCACGCTTCAACCTGAAGCCGTTCCTTTGTGGCAACTCTGGCCCACAGGCCGCTGGTTGGTTCCGGACTGAAATCAACTCCGCTGAAGACCTGAAAGGTCTGCGTTTCCGCACCACGGGTCTTGCTTCTGAAATGTGTACCAAGATGGGCATGGCAGTTCAGGCGATGGGTGGCCGTGACATGTTCCAGGCGCTGCAAACTGGCACTCTGGACGCAGGCGAGTTCATTGGTCCATGGATCGACTCAGCCCTCGGCTTCTATCAGGTTGCCAAGAACTACTACTTCCCAGGTGTTGGCGAGCCCTCTTCTGCTGAAGAATGTGCCATACATTCTGATGCGTACGAAGCGCTTCCAGATGATCTGAAGCAGGTTGTCGCGTTTGCGTGTTCCTCGCTCTACAACGATGTGTGGACTGAATACACAACCAATCATGCGAAAGCACTGAAGAAGCTGGTTGCTAAAAAAGGCGTTATCGTCCGCACTATGCCAGAGGACGTCATTCTGGCGATGGGCAATGCGGCGGGTGAAGTGATTGGCGAACTCCGCCAGAACGATGATGAGCTTGTGAAGCGCATTACTGAAAGCTTCCTCACCTACCGTACATCAATGAAGGAATACAAACATCTGGCAGACAATGGCCAGATGAACATGCGCCTTCTGGACTTCAACTACGGCTAGATCGCGCTTACGCCTCAGTGACACACGTTGCTGAGGACTGCGACTTACATCGATCTATGGATGACACTCCGATGAGCGCCGTCCATTCTCCATGCTTTTTGCACACGAATAAGAACGCGCTCTGGCCTGATCGGATTTCACCGATGACCTCTGTTATTTCGAAACTGGATGCCATCAACCGCATGGTTGGGCACACCATTCGCTGGTTTGCTCTCATCATGCTGCTGCTGCAGTTTGCCATTGTGCTGCTGCGCTATCTGTTTGGCATCAGCTACATCTTCCTCGGAGAAAGTGTTTTGTATATGCATGCCGCAATTTTCATGCTGGGTGCTGGATACACGTTGCTGGCTGATAAGCATGTGC
The window above is part of the Pseudovibrio sp. Tun.PSC04-5.I4 genome. Proteins encoded here:
- the hutU gene encoding urocanate hydratase, encoding MTDTLNTDPRKNTRDIYPPTGPELTAKSWLTEAPLRMLMNNLHPDVAENPHELVVYGGIGRAARTWKDFDTIVETLKNLNADETLLVQSGKPVGVFRTHENAPRVLIANSNLVPHWANWDHFNELDKKGLAMYGQMTAGSWIYIGSQGIIQGTYETFIEAGRQHYDGSLKGKWILTGGLGGMGGAQPLAAVMAGACCLAVECNEDSIDFRLRTKYVDEKAKTLDEALEMIERWTTAGEAKSVGLLGNAADIFAELVERGVRPDIVTDQTSAHDPINGYLPQGWTMAQWKEKRESDPKAVEKAARASMKVHVKAMLDFHERGIPTVDYGNNIRQVAFDEGLENAFDFPGFVPAYIRPLFCRGVGPFRWAALSGDPEDIYKTDQKVKELIPDDPHLHNWLDMARDRIAFQGLPARICWVGLGQRDRLGLAFNEMVRNGELKAPVVIGRDHLDSGSVASPNRETESMKDGSDAVSDWPLLNALLNTASGATWVSLHHGGGVGMGFSQHSGMVICCDGTPEADERIGRVLWNDPATGVMRHADAGYELAIECAKENGLNLPSLGD